In the Deinococcus ficus genome, one interval contains:
- a CDS encoding DUF4259 domain-containing protein, translating to MNVWGVGGLENEVGAAFAEEVVQDGAFALVEAFEVAVDPDTDFLAAEEGHRALAAAEILAAALSGETAGLTDAGLRAWVQGADRATLEPLVPQAREALERTLGPDSELPDLWEDGEDAERWRGYVQSVRAQLG from the coding sequence ATGAACGTGTGGGGCGTGGGCGGACTGGAGAACGAGGTGGGCGCAGCCTTCGCTGAGGAAGTCGTGCAGGACGGTGCATTCGCCCTGGTGGAAGCCTTCGAGGTGGCCGTGGACCCGGACACCGACTTCCTGGCCGCCGAGGAAGGCCACCGCGCGCTGGCCGCCGCGGAAATCCTCGCCGCGGCCCTGAGCGGCGAGACGGCGGGCCTGACTGACGCGGGCCTGCGGGCCTGGGTGCAGGGCGCCGACCGGGCGACCCTGGAACCGCTGGTGCCGCAGGCGAGAGAGGCGCTGGAGCGGACCCTGGGGCCGGACAGTGAACTGCCGGACCTGTGGGAGGACGGCGAGGACGCGGAGCGATGGCGTGGCTACGTGCAGAGCGTCCGCGCCCAGCTGGGCTGA
- the ispG gene encoding flavodoxin-dependent (E)-4-hydroxy-3-methylbut-2-enyl-diphosphate synthase yields the protein MIARRQTVTVNVGGVNIGSAHPIVVQSMTNTDTANAEATALQVAQLARAGSEVVRVTVNTREAAAAIPEIVQRLADLGLSVPLVGDFHYNGHILLREYPETARLLAKYRINPGNVGAGQHHDANFATMIEVAKEYDKPVRIGVNWGSLDQQVLARLMDENTAAGSPKSGTDVMIDAMVVSALESAQYAEQLGLPHDKILISVKVSSAPELWQVYRQLAAKCDYPLHLGLTEAGMGMKGMVATSVALAPLLTEGIGDTIRVSLTPEPGASRKLEVEVAQQILQSLGLRQFLPQVTSCPGCGRTTSQFFQELAQKIQDYIRDAMPEWKGRYPGVEDMQVAVMGCIVNGPGESKHANIGISLPGTGEDPRAPVYQDGKLLTTLKGPRIAEDFQALLEKYVQDRYGRDQPVAG from the coding sequence ATGATCGCCCGCCGTCAGACCGTCACCGTGAACGTGGGAGGCGTGAACATCGGCTCCGCTCACCCCATCGTCGTGCAGAGCATGACCAACACCGACACCGCCAACGCCGAGGCGACCGCCCTGCAGGTCGCGCAACTCGCCCGCGCCGGGTCGGAAGTCGTGCGCGTCACCGTGAACACCCGCGAGGCCGCCGCCGCCATCCCCGAGATCGTCCAGCGCCTCGCAGACCTGGGCCTCAGCGTGCCCCTCGTCGGGGACTTCCACTACAACGGCCACATCCTGCTGCGCGAGTACCCCGAAACCGCCCGGCTGCTCGCCAAGTACCGCATCAACCCCGGCAACGTCGGCGCGGGCCAGCACCACGACGCGAACTTCGCCACCATGATCGAGGTCGCCAAGGAGTACGACAAACCCGTGCGCATCGGCGTGAACTGGGGCAGCCTGGACCAGCAGGTCCTCGCCCGCCTGATGGACGAGAACACCGCCGCCGGCAGCCCCAAGAGCGGCACCGACGTCATGATTGACGCCATGGTCGTCAGCGCCCTGGAAAGCGCGCAGTACGCTGAACAGCTCGGCCTCCCACACGACAAGATCCTCATTTCCGTGAAGGTCAGCAGCGCCCCGGAACTCTGGCAGGTGTACCGCCAGCTCGCCGCGAAATGCGACTACCCCCTGCACCTCGGCCTCACCGAAGCCGGCATGGGCATGAAAGGCATGGTCGCCACCAGCGTCGCCCTCGCCCCCCTCCTCACCGAGGGCATCGGCGACACCATCCGCGTCAGCCTCACCCCCGAACCCGGCGCCAGCCGCAAACTCGAGGTGGAAGTCGCGCAGCAGATCCTCCAGAGCCTCGGCCTGCGCCAGTTCCTCCCGCAGGTCACCAGCTGCCCCGGCTGCGGCCGCACCACCTCCCAGTTCTTCCAGGAACTCGCCCAGAAAATCCAGGACTACATCCGCGACGCCATGCCCGAATGGAAAGGCCGCTACCCAGGCGTGGAAGACATGCAGGTCGCCGTGATGGGCTGCATCGTGAACGGCCCCGGCGAGAGCAAACACGCCAACATCGGCATCAGCCTGCCCGGCACCGGCGAGGACCCCCGCGCGCCCGTCTACCAGGACGGCAAACTCCTCACCACCCTGAAGGGCCCCCGCATCGCCGAGGACTTCCAGGCCTTGCTGGAAAAATACGTGCAGGACCGCTACGGCCGGGACCAGCCCGTGGCCGGCTGA
- a CDS encoding alpha-amylase family glycosyl hydrolase, with protein sequence MGEWEQATQHDHTPGYTERLGAPLGSTVRVRLRTTLPVQGVALKVVQVGEIETFHAHEVSGRAGPGRWFEAELPLHDARVRYCWQLNVPGDHLNLTALGLHHARRGFRSWFQYLPGHVAPEWAWKAVFYQVFPDRFRNGDPGNDVVTGEYEYEGRPVEHVAWDTPVSKEGDIHAHYGGDLNGVTQALPYLRDLGVTALWLTPIFVSPSNHRYDISDYRRVDPHLGGEAAWDELVQSAGEAGIRIVLDGVFNHMGNENALFRAALEREDAPERQLFTWRDTPGKPPYHSFFDVPTLPKIDYRNEYAVQEFFSGEESVVRHWLRRGAAGWRLDVAHMIGGGGSDADNLPLHRALKAAAREERADAYVFGERFYDPEHALDGQGEDGSMNYHGFGLPVMQWLAGATYFGEPSRITGGEVAEILWDAYHALPPEVALSMFNLLESHDIGRAHFRVGEDRVKFRAAFTLLMAYAGVPCTYYGSEVGLSQSRAGNMPWCREPMPWDEAQWDRALREQVKALIAVRRATPVLHSGALRFLHAEDDALAFLREVTHADGRAERAVALASRRGEPHPVTLTLPVGTWRDALSGETLQGGAVTLDASGGRLLVSV encoded by the coding sequence ATGGGGGAATGGGAACAGGCCACGCAGCACGATCACACGCCGGGGTACACGGAGCGGCTGGGCGCGCCGCTGGGCAGCACGGTGCGGGTGCGGCTGCGGACCACGCTGCCGGTGCAGGGCGTGGCGCTGAAGGTCGTGCAGGTCGGGGAGATCGAGACGTTCCACGCCCACGAGGTAAGTGGCCGGGCGGGGCCGGGCCGCTGGTTCGAGGCGGAGCTGCCGCTGCACGACGCGCGGGTGCGGTACTGCTGGCAGCTGAACGTGCCCGGCGATCACCTGAACCTGACGGCGCTGGGCCTGCACCATGCGCGGCGGGGATTCCGCAGCTGGTTCCAGTACCTGCCGGGGCACGTGGCGCCCGAGTGGGCGTGGAAGGCGGTGTTCTATCAGGTGTTCCCGGACCGCTTCCGCAACGGCGACCCGGGCAACGACGTGGTGACCGGGGAGTACGAGTACGAGGGCCGGCCCGTGGAGCACGTGGCGTGGGACACGCCGGTCTCCAAGGAGGGCGACATTCACGCGCATTACGGCGGGGACCTGAACGGGGTGACGCAGGCGCTGCCGTACCTGCGGGACCTGGGCGTGACGGCCCTGTGGCTCACGCCGATCTTCGTGTCGCCCAGCAACCACCGGTACGACATCAGCGACTACCGCCGCGTGGACCCGCACCTGGGTGGAGAGGCCGCCTGGGACGAGCTGGTGCAGTCGGCTGGCGAGGCAGGCATCCGCATCGTGCTGGACGGGGTGTTCAACCACATGGGCAACGAGAACGCCCTGTTCCGCGCGGCGCTGGAGCGGGAGGACGCCCCGGAACGCCAGCTGTTCACGTGGCGGGACACGCCGGGCAAACCGCCGTACCACTCGTTCTTCGACGTGCCGACCCTGCCGAAGATCGATTACCGCAACGAGTACGCGGTGCAGGAGTTCTTCAGCGGCGAGGAGAGCGTGGTGCGGCACTGGTTGCGGCGCGGCGCGGCCGGGTGGCGGCTGGACGTGGCGCACATGATCGGCGGCGGCGGGTCAGACGCGGACAACCTGCCGCTGCACCGCGCGCTGAAGGCGGCGGCGCGGGAGGAACGGGCCGATGCGTACGTGTTTGGGGAGCGCTTCTACGACCCGGAGCACGCGCTGGACGGCCAGGGCGAGGACGGCAGCATGAACTACCACGGGTTCGGGCTGCCGGTGATGCAGTGGCTGGCGGGCGCCACGTACTTCGGGGAGCCCAGCCGGATCACCGGCGGGGAGGTCGCGGAGATCCTGTGGGACGCGTACCACGCCCTGCCGCCCGAGGTGGCGCTCAGCATGTTCAACCTGCTCGAGTCGCATGACATCGGCCGGGCGCACTTCCGGGTGGGCGAGGACCGGGTGAAGTTCCGGGCGGCCTTCACGCTGCTGATGGCGTACGCGGGCGTGCCGTGCACGTATTATGGCTCGGAGGTGGGCCTCTCGCAGTCCCGCGCGGGGAACATGCCGTGGTGCCGTGAGCCGATGCCGTGGGACGAGGCGCAGTGGGACCGCGCGCTGCGTGAGCAGGTGAAGGCCTTGATCGCGGTGCGGCGGGCCACGCCGGTCCTGCACTCGGGCGCGCTGCGGTTCCTGCACGCCGAGGACGACGCGCTGGCGTTCCTGCGGGAGGTCACGCACGCGGACGGCCGCGCGGAGCGGGCGGTGGCGCTCGCCAGCCGCCGCGGCGAGCCGCACCCGGTCACGCTGACCCTGCCGGTGGGAACGTGGCGGGACGCGCTGAGCGGCGAGACCCTGCAGGGCGGCGCGGTCACGCTGGACGCCTCAGGCGGGCGGCTGCTGGTGAGCGTCTGA
- a CDS encoding adenylate kinase, producing MKRVIVIGTTGSGKTTFARTLAGTLAVPHGEQDAWYHQPGWVPAPLASFRARVAAFTAGPAWVMDGNYSKARDIGWAHADTLVWLDYPGQVVFWRVLTRTLRRVLGRQELWNGNRETVRGALSPEGPVRWFFRTHWRRRRDTPAQAAAYPHLRLVRLRTPREAAAWLARVPHASPAPSSDAHQQPPA from the coding sequence GTGAAACGCGTGATCGTAATCGGAACGACCGGCAGCGGTAAGACCACCTTTGCCCGCACCCTCGCCGGAACCCTCGCCGTGCCGCACGGCGAGCAGGACGCCTGGTACCACCAGCCCGGCTGGGTGCCCGCCCCGCTGGCCTCGTTCCGCGCCCGGGTTGCGGCCTTTACCGCCGGGCCCGCCTGGGTGATGGACGGCAACTACAGCAAGGCCCGCGACATCGGCTGGGCGCACGCCGACACGCTGGTCTGGCTGGACTACCCGGGGCAGGTGGTGTTCTGGCGCGTCCTGACCCGCACGCTGCGGCGCGTGCTGGGCCGGCAGGAACTCTGGAACGGCAACCGCGAAACGGTGCGCGGCGCCCTCTCGCCCGAGGGGCCCGTGCGCTGGTTTTTCCGCACGCACTGGCGGCGGCGCCGGGACACGCCCGCACAGGCCGCCGCCTACCCGCACCTGCGCCTCGTGCGTCTGCGGACCCCGCGTGAGGCGGCGGCGTGGCTCGCCCGCGTGCCCCACGCGTCCCCCGCGCCCAGCTCAGACGCTCACCAGCAGCCGCCCGCCTGA
- a CDS encoding c-type cytochrome has translation MRLLTLTALGLSLLTVASAAPSAAAGKAIYTANCAGCHGANAKGVVGPSLKLAATWTPAQFKTALVIGKTPKGVTLKPMMPRFTKGFAPKTGKAPTDDQIRSLQLYIKSLKP, from the coding sequence ATGCGTCTCCTGACCCTGACGGCCCTCGGACTGAGCCTCCTGACCGTGGCCAGCGCGGCCCCCAGCGCCGCCGCGGGGAAAGCCATCTACACCGCCAACTGCGCCGGCTGCCACGGCGCCAACGCCAAGGGCGTGGTCGGCCCCAGCCTCAAACTCGCCGCCACCTGGACGCCCGCGCAGTTCAAGACCGCCCTGGTGATCGGCAAGACGCCCAAGGGCGTGACCCTCAAACCCATGATGCCGCGCTTCACCAAGGGCTTCGCGCCCAAGACCGGCAAGGCCCCCACCGACGACCAGATCCGGAGCCTGCAGCTGTACATCAAGAGCCTGAAACCCTGA
- a CDS encoding NADH-quinone oxidoreductase subunit 15, translated as MAHGSDAQLYAQWLELLGWLDAEAQARGLAFEKVADFPDYIYRMERPYDLPTTVMTVRLNHDGQPLLIAGVSPRHADLKGVSLRLMGGSKHWHLHAGETTLLEGKRPFTRERLAVLIEGALRGVGAQAV; from the coding sequence ATGGCACACGGATCAGATGCTCAGTTGTACGCGCAGTGGCTGGAACTCCTCGGCTGGCTGGACGCCGAGGCGCAGGCCCGGGGCCTGGCGTTCGAGAAGGTCGCGGATTTCCCGGACTACATCTACCGCATGGAGCGGCCCTACGACCTGCCCACGACCGTGATGACCGTGCGCCTGAACCACGACGGCCAGCCGCTGCTGATCGCCGGCGTCAGCCCCCGCCACGCCGACCTCAAGGGCGTCAGCCTGCGCCTGATGGGCGGCAGCAAGCACTGGCACCTGCACGCCGGTGAGACCACCCTGCTGGAAGGCAAGCGGCCCTTCACCCGCGAGCGCCTCGCCGTCCTGATCGAGGGCGCGCTGCGCGGCGTGGGCGCCCAGGCCGTCTGA
- a CDS encoding divergent PAP2 family protein, which yields MTNLLDLLNNRWLWTAVIASTSAQVIKVLLVLLITRRWRPEVFAETGGMPSSHSAMVTALATGVGLTQGFSSPLFAATAVFALIVMYDATGVRHSSGQQARLLNELIEELRAVVREGFAPMPLRVLMGHTYLEVLVGSLLGILIGWLAFAVLA from the coding sequence ATGACGAACCTTCTGGACCTTCTGAACAACCGCTGGCTGTGGACGGCCGTGATCGCCTCGACGTCCGCGCAGGTCATCAAGGTGCTGCTGGTGCTGCTGATCACCCGCCGCTGGCGGCCCGAGGTGTTTGCCGAGACGGGCGGCATGCCCAGCAGCCACAGCGCCATGGTCACCGCCCTCGCGACCGGCGTGGGCCTCACGCAGGGCTTTTCCAGCCCGCTGTTCGCGGCGACCGCCGTGTTCGCCCTGATCGTGATGTACGACGCGACCGGCGTGCGGCACAGCAGCGGCCAGCAGGCGCGGCTGCTGAACGAACTGATCGAGGAACTGCGCGCGGTGGTCCGCGAGGGCTTCGCGCCCATGCCGCTGCGGGTGCTGATGGGCCACACCTACCTGGAGGTGCTGGTGGGATCGCTGCTGGGCATCCTGATCGGCTGGCTGGCCTTCGCCGTGCTGGCCTGA
- a CDS encoding bifunctional 5,10-methylenetetrahydrofolate dehydrogenase/5,10-methenyltetrahydrofolate cyclohydrolase, with translation MTAADAPAASARVLAGPPAAQALLDDTARRAARLPFTPEIAIVRLGEDPASVSYVRGKDAKAKETGLNSTVHALPDATTEAELLALIGQLNTDPAVNGILVQLPLPAHINEERVLNAIDPDKDVDGFHPVNVGRLWTNTPGNVPCTPQGVMFLLRHYGIEVAGRRVVMIGRSNIVGRPMAGLLVNAHATVTVAHSRTQDLPAVTREADILIAAVGRAHFVTPDMVKPGAVVVDVGINRVERPGKKPRLLGDVHPDVASVASALTPVPGGVGPMTIAQLLGNTVAAAERQRA, from the coding sequence ATGACCGCCGCTGACGCCCCTGCCGCCTCCGCCCGGGTGCTGGCCGGGCCGCCCGCCGCACAGGCGCTGCTGGACGACACCGCCCGGCGCGCAGCGCGGCTGCCGTTCACGCCCGAGATCGCCATCGTGCGCCTCGGGGAGGACCCGGCCAGCGTGTCGTACGTGCGGGGCAAGGACGCCAAGGCGAAGGAAACCGGCCTGAACAGCACCGTGCACGCCCTGCCGGACGCCACCACCGAGGCCGAACTGCTGGCATTGATCGGGCAGCTGAACACCGACCCGGCCGTAAACGGCATCCTGGTGCAGCTGCCCCTGCCGGCGCACATCAACGAGGAACGCGTCCTGAACGCCATCGACCCGGACAAGGACGTGGACGGCTTTCACCCCGTGAACGTGGGGCGGCTGTGGACGAACACGCCCGGGAACGTGCCCTGCACGCCCCAGGGCGTGATGTTCCTGCTGCGGCACTACGGCATCGAAGTGGCGGGCAGGCGGGTGGTGATGATCGGCCGCAGCAACATCGTGGGCCGCCCCATGGCCGGGCTGCTGGTGAACGCGCACGCCACCGTGACCGTCGCGCACAGCCGCACGCAGGACCTGCCCGCGGTCACCCGCGAGGCCGACATCCTGATCGCCGCGGTCGGCCGGGCGCACTTCGTGACGCCCGACATGGTAAAACCCGGCGCGGTGGTCGTCGACGTGGGTATCAACCGCGTGGAACGCCCCGGGAAGAAACCCCGCCTGCTGGGCGACGTTCACCCGGACGTCGCCAGTGTGGCGAGTGCCCTGACGCCTGTGCCGGGCGGCGTGGGCCCCATGACCATCGCGCAGCTGCTCGGAAACACCGTGGCGGCCGCCGAGCGGCAGCGCGCCTGA
- the nusB gene encoding transcription antitermination factor NusB: protein MTRRREKAPQAVGTRRAAREFVFRALFEADRGDLPLDAVFARAEGAMLSGDDTYPRLNPEALEFAGQLARGLVTHRAEIDDLLRRTIRGWSFEQMAQTDLNVLRLAAFEMTHTREPHPPVIESAVRIARKFGGDDSGRFVNGVLGSLSRALQTEARPPAGAEQPTPGPEQAADAPDRAEPHGMETPDP, encoded by the coding sequence TTGACCCGCCGCCGTGAGAAGGCCCCGCAGGCCGTCGGCACCCGCCGCGCCGCCCGCGAGTTCGTGTTCCGCGCGCTGTTCGAGGCGGACCGCGGCGACCTGCCGCTGGACGCCGTGTTCGCCCGCGCCGAGGGCGCCATGCTGAGCGGCGACGACACCTACCCCCGCCTGAACCCCGAGGCGCTGGAGTTCGCCGGACAGCTCGCCCGCGGCCTGGTCACGCACCGGGCCGAGATTGACGACCTGCTGCGCCGCACCATCCGCGGCTGGAGCTTCGAGCAGATGGCCCAGACGGACCTGAACGTGCTGCGGCTGGCCGCCTTCGAGATGACCCACACGCGGGAACCGCACCCGCCCGTGATCGAGAGTGCCGTGCGCATCGCCCGCAAGTTCGGCGGCGACGACTCCGGCCGGTTCGTGAACGGCGTGCTCGGCTCCCTGAGCCGCGCGCTGCAGACCGAAGCCCGTCCGCCTGCCGGCGCCGAACAGCCCACCCCCGGCCCCGAGCAGGCCGCGGACGCGCCGGACCGCGCTGAACCCCACGGGATGGAGACGCCTGACCCATGA
- a CDS encoding Asp23/Gls24 family envelope stress response protein, translated as MTNPEIEISRHVLLDIAATTLEGIQGAEIASAPMKVGEVLRNQKGARNPRALKVTREGQDVTVDLGLNIEYGQNLVKVSQQAQRAVCENIELMTGLKVRNVNVTVQGVCLPKGSAA; from the coding sequence ATGACCAACCCCGAGATCGAGATCAGCCGCCACGTCCTGCTGGACATCGCGGCCACCACCCTGGAAGGCATCCAGGGCGCCGAGATCGCCAGCGCCCCCATGAAGGTCGGCGAGGTGCTCCGCAACCAGAAAGGTGCGCGCAACCCCCGCGCCCTGAAAGTCACCCGCGAAGGCCAGGACGTCACCGTGGACCTGGGCCTGAACATCGAGTACGGCCAGAACCTCGTGAAGGTCTCCCAGCAGGCCCAGCGCGCCGTGTGCGAGAACATCGAGCTCATGACCGGCCTGAAGGTCCGCAACGTGAACGTCACCGTGCAGGGCGTGTGCCTGCCCAAAGGGAGCGCCGCTTGA
- the ligA gene encoding NAD-dependent DNA ligase LigA, whose protein sequence is MPPLADPDLNELHSHYLKLRSEVAGHNRAYYEQDAPTIPDDQYDALVRELRDLEARHPAWADEHSPAQTVGGAVSTAFQPVTHPTPMTSLDNVFNDEELREWGEKLARSLNLPPEYDDFTFTGELKIDGLSVNLYYLNGELQWAATRGNGQVGEIVTDQVLTIPGIPRKLEGLTGELEVRGEVYMSRADFAAFNAQAEELGTPLLKNPRNGAAGALRQKDPEVTRTRNLKAILYALGKRDGVPARTQGEVLAWLRERGFPTSAYSESLHGLQAAADYHARMIAGRSRFEFDADGTVLKLDPLRLQEEAGFTSRAPRWAIAYKFPVEEVETTLEAITVNVGRTGKLAPLAHLSPRLIEGSTVSKATLHNEDFIAEMDLRIGDTVVVRKSGGVIPQIMRVVLEKRPDTAQPYAFPTTCPECGHAATRAEGDANTYCPNPACPSQQFERLRYFVSRGAMDVRGIGEKLITQLLEQGLVQDAAGLYRLTAEQLAALERGGEKKAQNVLAQLDASRTRPLWRLVNALGMNHVGERNAQALARHFGTLDALLAATPEQIAAVPGMGGVIAQSVTAALQDPTMQGLIARLREAGLSPQEEQTVRGEQLAGLNFVITGTLTRPRDEITAQLEGAGGRVTGSVTKKTSYLIAGEEAGSKLARAQELGVTVLDEPGLAALLAERGVTPA, encoded by the coding sequence ATGCCGCCGCTCGCTGATCCTGATCTGAACGAACTGCACTCACATTACCTGAAGCTGCGCAGCGAGGTCGCCGGGCACAACCGCGCCTACTACGAGCAGGACGCGCCCACCATCCCCGACGACCAGTACGACGCCCTGGTCCGCGAACTGCGCGACCTCGAAGCGCGGCACCCCGCCTGGGCCGACGAGCACAGCCCCGCCCAGACGGTCGGCGGCGCGGTCTCCACCGCCTTCCAGCCGGTCACGCACCCCACCCCCATGACCAGCCTGGACAACGTCTTCAACGACGAAGAACTGCGCGAGTGGGGCGAGAAACTCGCCCGCTCCCTGAACCTCCCCCCCGAGTACGACGACTTCACCTTTACCGGCGAACTCAAGATCGACGGCCTGAGCGTGAACCTGTACTACCTGAACGGCGAACTCCAGTGGGCCGCCACCCGCGGCAACGGGCAGGTCGGCGAGATCGTCACCGACCAGGTCCTCACCATCCCCGGCATCCCCCGGAAACTTGAGGGCCTGACCGGTGAACTGGAGGTCCGCGGCGAGGTGTACATGAGCCGCGCGGACTTCGCCGCCTTCAACGCCCAGGCCGAGGAACTCGGCACGCCCCTGCTGAAAAACCCCCGCAACGGCGCGGCCGGCGCGCTGCGCCAGAAAGACCCGGAAGTCACCCGCACCCGCAACCTCAAGGCCATCCTATACGCGCTGGGCAAACGCGACGGCGTGCCCGCCCGCACCCAGGGCGAGGTGCTGGCCTGGCTGCGCGAGCGCGGCTTCCCCACCAGCGCGTACTCCGAGTCCCTGCACGGCCTGCAGGCCGCCGCCGACTACCACGCCCGCATGATCGCCGGGCGCAGCCGCTTCGAATTCGACGCGGACGGCACCGTCCTGAAACTCGACCCGCTGCGGCTGCAGGAGGAGGCCGGGTTCACCAGCCGCGCGCCCCGCTGGGCGATCGCGTACAAGTTCCCGGTGGAGGAGGTGGAAACCACCCTGGAGGCCATCACCGTGAACGTGGGCCGCACCGGGAAACTCGCGCCGCTCGCACACCTCTCGCCGCGGCTGATCGAGGGCAGCACCGTCAGCAAGGCCACCCTGCACAACGAGGACTTCATCGCCGAGATGGACCTGCGCATCGGGGACACCGTGGTCGTGCGCAAGTCCGGCGGGGTGATCCCGCAGATCATGCGCGTGGTGCTCGAAAAGCGCCCCGATACTGCCCAGCCCTACGCCTTCCCCACCACCTGCCCCGAATGCGGGCACGCCGCCACCCGCGCCGAGGGCGACGCCAACACCTACTGCCCCAACCCCGCCTGCCCCTCGCAGCAGTTCGAGCGCCTGCGCTACTTCGTGTCCCGCGGCGCCATGGACGTGCGCGGCATCGGGGAGAAACTCATCACGCAGCTGCTCGAACAGGGCCTCGTGCAGGACGCCGCCGGGCTGTACCGCCTGACCGCCGAGCAGCTCGCCGCGCTGGAACGCGGCGGGGAGAAAAAAGCGCAGAACGTCCTGGCGCAGCTCGACGCCAGCCGCACCCGGCCCCTGTGGAGACTGGTCAATGCCCTGGGCATGAACCACGTCGGCGAACGCAACGCCCAGGCCCTCGCCCGGCACTTCGGCACGCTGGACGCCCTGCTGGCCGCCACACCCGAGCAGATCGCGGCGGTACCCGGCATGGGCGGCGTGATCGCCCAGAGCGTGACCGCCGCGCTGCAGGACCCCACCATGCAGGGCCTGATCGCGCGCCTGCGCGAGGCCGGCCTGAGTCCGCAGGAGGAACAGACCGTGCGCGGCGAACAGCTCGCCGGACTGAACTTCGTGATCACCGGCACCCTGACCCGCCCCCGCGACGAGATCACGGCCCAGCTCGAAGGCGCCGGGGGCCGCGTGACCGGCAGCGTCACCAAGAAGACCAGTTACCTGATCGCCGGGGAGGAAGCAGGCAGCAAACTCGCCCGCGCGCAGGAACTCGGCGTGACCGTGCTGGACGAACCCGGTCTGGCCGCCCTGCTCGCCGAGCGCGGCGTGACTCCCGCCTGA
- a CDS encoding BMP family lipoprotein, producing the protein MKKVLTLALALTTTLAAAQSLRVGMAYDAGGKFDKSFNQSAYEGAVRATKNLGVQFKDFEPSDPSQVIQGIRSFAGEGFDLTIGVGFANNASISQVAKENPDLAFGLIDDVSKEKNVASLVFQEHEGSYLVGYLAGLNSSTNTVGFVGGMDIPLIHKFEAGYTAGVKAANPKAKVIAQYVGTTPDAWNNPGKAKEIAASMRAKGADIIFAAAGASGNGVIDYIKQTQCIKGSNTVKFYTNNFAKVAKSAAYQKACAGNTRPMFFIGVDSNQNYLGDFDKNPKTMNHGLTSMLKRVDNAVYALINDVKSGKFKGGERRFGLKENGVGYAMDTYNSALISNAQVQRLEAVKAKIISGAIKVPSK; encoded by the coding sequence ATGAAGAAAGTGCTGACCCTCGCCCTGGCCCTGACCACCACCCTCGCCGCCGCGCAGTCCCTGCGCGTGGGCATGGCGTACGACGCCGGCGGCAAGTTCGACAAGAGCTTCAACCAGAGCGCCTACGAAGGCGCCGTGCGCGCCACCAAGAACCTGGGCGTGCAGTTCAAGGACTTCGAACCCAGCGACCCCAGCCAGGTCATCCAGGGCATCCGCAGCTTCGCCGGTGAAGGCTTCGACCTCACCATCGGCGTGGGCTTCGCCAACAACGCCAGCATCAGCCAGGTCGCCAAGGAAAACCCCGACCTCGCCTTCGGCCTGATCGACGACGTCAGCAAGGAAAAGAACGTCGCCAGCCTGGTGTTCCAGGAGCACGAGGGCAGCTACCTCGTCGGCTACCTCGCCGGCCTGAACAGCTCCACCAACACCGTCGGCTTCGTTGGCGGCATGGACATCCCCCTCATCCACAAGTTCGAGGCCGGGTACACCGCGGGCGTCAAGGCCGCCAACCCCAAGGCCAAGGTCATCGCCCAGTACGTCGGCACCACCCCTGACGCCTGGAACAACCCCGGCAAGGCCAAGGAAATCGCGGCCAGCATGCGCGCCAAGGGTGCGGACATCATCTTCGCCGCCGCGGGCGCGTCCGGCAACGGCGTGATCGACTACATCAAGCAGACCCAGTGCATCAAGGGCAGCAACACCGTGAAGTTCTACACCAACAACTTCGCGAAGGTCGCCAAGAGCGCCGCCTACCAGAAGGCCTGCGCGGGCAACACCCGTCCCATGTTCTTCATCGGCGTGGACAGCAACCAGAACTACCTGGGCGACTTCGACAAGAACCCCAAGACCATGAACCACGGCCTGACCAGCATGCTCAAGCGCGTTGACAACGCCGTGTACGCGCTGATCAACGACGTGAAGAGCGGCAAGTTCAAGGGTGGCGAGCGCCGCTTCGGCCTGAAGGAAAACGGCGTCGGCTACGCGATGGACACCTACAACAGCGCCCTGATCAGCAACGCCCAGGTCCAGCGCCTGGAGGCCGTCAAGGCCAAGATCATCAGCGGCGCCATCAAGGTGCCCAGCAAGTAA